From Echinicola jeungdonensis, the proteins below share one genomic window:
- a CDS encoding LytR/AlgR family response regulator transcription factor, which translates to MPDLSGMELARIMGANKKDSPCRIIFTTAYNQFAIEGYKVDALDYLLKPYNYEEFLKASTKALQFLKTKKNP; encoded by the coding sequence ATGCCCGATCTTTCCGGGATGGAACTGGCCAGAATTATGGGCGCCAATAAAAAGGATTCCCCTTGCCGTATCATTTTCACTACTGCCTATAACCAATTTGCCATTGAAGGGTATAAAGTGGATGCCCTGGATTACCTGCTGAAGCCCTATAATTATGAGGAATTTCTTAAGGCCAGCACCAAGGCTTTGCAGTTTTTGAAAACCAAAAAAAATCCATAA
- a CDS encoding LytTR family DNA-binding domain-containing protein, producing the protein MEELLPSNKFMRVHRSFIVALDHIHSITKNSIQIGKSTITVSENYKENFLKFLNRWMG; encoded by the coding sequence ATGGAGGAATTGCTCCCCTCCAATAAATTTATGCGTGTCCACCGGTCCTTTATTGTAGCCCTGGACCATATCCACTCCATTACCAAAAACAGCATTCAAATTGGGAAATCCACCATCACGGTAAGTGAAAATTATAAGGAGAATTTTTTGAAGTTTTTGAATCGTTGGATGGGGTGA
- a CDS encoding HIRAN domain-containing protein has product MKLNRKEFLKSAGLGGISLILPGSSPKAELVTNLIAKPIQIYDNYLLGVQYYSLNKCFGKIRAGDLVILEQFSEHEHDRIAVGVKWENMFLGYLPAYENIVLANLMDAGARLNAMVNAKLSLHQFGIGIWTNLIVPEKEATEKLSNKAADDVDDGYRR; this is encoded by the coding sequence ATGAAACTTAACCGAAAGGAATTTTTGAAATCGGCTGGACTGGGAGGCATATCCCTGATTTTACCAGGCTCTTCTCCTAAAGCTGAATTGGTTACCAACCTGATTGCCAAGCCCATCCAAATATATGACAATTACCTGCTTGGGGTCCAGTATTATTCTTTAAATAAATGTTTTGGGAAAATCCGGGCAGGTGACCTGGTAATCTTGGAACAATTTTCAGAACACGAACATGACCGTATTGCAGTTGGGGTAAAATGGGAAAATATGTTTCTGGGGTATTTACCTGCTTATGAAAACATTGTCCTGGCCAACCTGATGGATGCTGGTGCCAGGTTAAATGCCATGGTTAATGCTAAACTTTCTTTGCATCAATTTGGAATAGGCATCTGGACTAATCTGATCGTCCCAGAAAAGGAAGCTACAGAGAAACTTAGTAACAAGGCAGCAGATGATGTGGATGATGGATATAGGAGGTAG
- the cas9 gene encoding type II CRISPR RNA-guided endonuclease Cas9 (Cas9, originally named Csn1, is the large, multifunctional signature protein of type II CRISPR/Cas systems. It is well known even to general audiences because its RNA-guided endonuclease activity has made it a popular tool for custom editing of eukaryotic genomes.) has protein sequence MNKKYRSPYTGEIIPFTKLFTSEYEIEHIIPQSRYFDDSFSNKVICEASVNKLKDNQIGLEFIKNHHGEIVENGFGKSVKIFEVRTYETFVKDHYSKSFSKRNKLLMEEIPEKMIERQINDTRYISKYISAVLSNIVRSETNDEGINSKSYSR, from the coding sequence TTGAACAAAAAATATCGTTCCCCGTATACAGGTGAAATCATTCCATTTACAAAGCTTTTTACTTCTGAATATGAAATCGAACACATTATTCCACAAAGCCGATACTTTGATGACAGTTTCAGCAATAAAGTAATATGTGAAGCTTCCGTGAACAAATTAAAAGACAATCAAATAGGTTTAGAATTTATAAAAAACCATCACGGAGAAATAGTAGAAAATGGTTTTGGCAAGAGCGTAAAAATATTTGAGGTCAGGACATATGAAACTTTTGTAAAAGACCATTACTCCAAATCCTTTTCAAAGCGGAACAAATTGCTCATGGAGGAAATTCCGGAGAAGATGATCGAGCGCCAAATAAATGACACTCGTTACATAAGCAAGTATATTTCAGCAGTCCTATCCAATATAGTCCGTTCAGAAACTAATGATGAAGGCATCAATTCCAAATCTTATTCCAGGTAA
- a CDS encoding transposase produces MEQGQSYHIYKHANLPVRQASGSEDIFREEENYRFFLQQYSKYLGNVVDTYAFCLMPNHFHFLVGVKSEEALKKTFPKFETLGKLISKQFSNFFSSYAQTFNKKYKRKGSLFINNFRRKPIQTTSQWQEIFLYFHLNPIKHEFATSVNDWKWSGWHAYKYLEKKSLLERTYFMNFFDGIFHINDMMEVKREILLNKNLEIE; encoded by the coding sequence ATGGAACAAGGCCAATCCTACCATATTTACAAACACGCCAACCTGCCCGTCCGGCAAGCGAGTGGCTCGGAGGATATTTTCCGGGAGGAGGAAAATTATCGTTTTTTTCTCCAACAGTATAGCAAATACTTAGGGAATGTAGTGGACACCTATGCTTTTTGCTTGATGCCCAATCATTTTCATTTTTTGGTTGGGGTAAAGTCTGAGGAAGCCTTGAAGAAAACTTTTCCAAAGTTTGAAACTTTGGGAAAGTTAATCTCCAAGCAATTTTCAAACTTTTTCAGTTCTTATGCCCAAACTTTCAACAAAAAGTATAAACGAAAAGGAAGTTTGTTTATCAATAACTTCAGGAGAAAACCAATCCAAACAACATCCCAATGGCAGGAAATCTTCCTGTATTTCCATCTCAACCCAATAAAACACGAGTTTGCCACATCGGTAAACGATTGGAAATGGTCAGGCTGGCATGCTTATAAATATTTAGAAAAGAAGTCTCTATTAGAGCGTACCTATTTTATGAACTTCTTTGATGGAATATTTCATATCAATGATATGATGGAGGTAAAAAGGGAGATATTATTAAATAAGAACCTGGAAATAGAGTAA
- the cas1 gene encoding type II CRISPR-associated endonuclease Cas1: MIKRTLFFGNPAYLSTKHEQLVIAFTDDKPDKTVPIEDIGMVILENPQITITNGLLAKLNNQKVAVVTCNGQHLPNGLLLPIHGHTEQTERIKHQLNASLPLKKNLWQQTVSAKIQNQACLLEDKGKENKRLQYLAKNVNSGDTGNHEAQAAAIYWQNIFDIPEFNRHQTGIPPNNLLNYGYAILRAVIARALVSSGLLPHVGIWHRNKYNAYCLADDIMEPYRPFVDLIVSHIVDTEEDITQLTTCLKRELLQIPVLDVIIDGQKSPLMVAASRTTSSLFECFAGISRKIIYPEYG; encoded by the coding sequence ATGATCAAACGCACCCTCTTCTTCGGAAACCCTGCTTACCTCAGCACCAAGCATGAACAATTGGTGATAGCATTTACAGATGATAAACCTGATAAGACAGTTCCCATAGAAGACATCGGTATGGTCATATTGGAAAATCCGCAGATCACTATCACCAATGGACTATTGGCCAAATTGAATAATCAGAAAGTTGCCGTAGTAACTTGCAATGGGCAACACCTTCCCAACGGCCTCCTTCTTCCCATCCATGGCCACACCGAACAAACTGAAAGGATCAAACACCAACTCAATGCTTCCCTCCCATTGAAAAAAAACCTTTGGCAGCAAACAGTATCGGCCAAAATCCAAAATCAAGCCTGCCTTTTGGAAGATAAAGGGAAAGAAAATAAACGATTACAATACCTGGCCAAAAATGTAAATTCCGGGGATACTGGCAACCATGAAGCCCAGGCCGCCGCCATATATTGGCAAAATATATTTGATATTCCAGAATTCAACCGCCACCAAACCGGTATCCCTCCCAATAACCTTTTAAATTATGGTTATGCCATTCTTAGGGCTGTTATTGCCAGAGCATTGGTTTCTTCCGGTCTTTTACCCCATGTTGGCATTTGGCATCGAAATAAATACAATGCATACTGTCTGGCCGATGATATTATGGAACCCTATCGACCTTTTGTTGACCTGATCGTGTCCCATATTGTGGACACAGAAGAAGATATCACCCAACTCACCACTTGCCTAAAAAGAGAATTATTACAAATTCCGGTCTTGGATGTAATTATTGATGGGCAAAAAAGCCCTTTAATGGTTGCAGCCAGTAGAACGACCAGTTCTTTATTTGAATGTTTTGCAGGCATTAGCCGGAAAATTATTTACCCCGAATATGGATGA
- the cas2 gene encoding CRISPR-associated endonuclease Cas2, with protein sequence MDESYFSRLNQYRTLWVLVFFDLPTETKKDRRIASSFRKKLLDDGFAMFQFSIYMRFCPSRENADVHIKRVKKNLPPKGKVGIMSITDRQFGLMEIFHGTKSVDNEPPSQQLDLF encoded by the coding sequence ATGGATGAAAGCTATTTTTCAAGACTTAACCAATATAGAACTTTGTGGGTTTTAGTTTTTTTTGATTTGCCAACGGAAACCAAAAAGGACCGGAGGATAGCCTCCTCCTTCCGGAAAAAACTTCTGGATGATGGCTTTGCCATGTTCCAGTTTTCCATCTATATGCGGTTTTGCCCCAGCCGGGAAAATGCTGATGTGCATATCAAAAGGGTCAAAAAAAATCTTCCACCGAAGGGAAAAGTGGGTATTATGTCGATTACAGACCGGCAATTTGGCTTGATGGAAATTTTTCACGGAACCAAAAGTGTAGATAATGAACCTCCCTCCCAACAATTGGATTTATTTTAA
- a CDS encoding IS1595 family transposase, with amino-acid sequence MNIINFINRFPDESSCIKFIREQRTKSGIICKRCSCNRHYWLENKKSFQCASCGFRTSIKSGTVMENSNLPIRTWLLAMTFITATKKSFSASELQRQLGMKRYEPVFRMYHKLRKVMGQRDDIYRLEDMVEYDEAFVGKATKAKSQNKLKRGRGSQKQSIVAVMAESTVLENPESGKLEKSCRYFKMKKIKNLEAKTAQGLVKEFIDQDSVLQTDKSTTFSDLGDCIEVHVREVSGTDKGHFNLKWVHIAISNLKKQLQTYHMISERMMQNYLDEFSYKLNRKYFGQKLFDRLIIASIYPYWHDCG; translated from the coding sequence ATGAATATAATCAACTTCATTAATCGGTTTCCTGACGAGTCTTCCTGTATTAAGTTCATTAGAGAACAAAGGACAAAATCGGGCATCATTTGCAAACGGTGCAGCTGTAACCGTCATTATTGGCTTGAAAACAAGAAGTCCTTTCAATGTGCTTCATGTGGGTTCAGGACCAGCATCAAGAGTGGTACTGTTATGGAAAACAGCAACCTTCCAATTAGGACCTGGCTGCTGGCCATGACCTTCATAACCGCCACTAAGAAGAGCTTCAGTGCCTCAGAGCTACAAAGGCAGCTTGGGATGAAGCGGTATGAACCTGTTTTCAGGATGTACCATAAACTCAGGAAGGTCATGGGACAACGCGATGATATCTATAGGCTTGAGGATATGGTAGAATATGATGAGGCCTTTGTAGGAAAAGCCACCAAAGCCAAATCCCAAAACAAGCTCAAAAGAGGCAGGGGCAGTCAAAAACAGTCCATTGTAGCGGTAATGGCCGAATCGACAGTTTTAGAAAACCCTGAATCCGGAAAGCTTGAAAAGAGCTGTAGATATTTTAAAATGAAGAAGATAAAGAACTTAGAGGCAAAAACAGCCCAAGGTCTGGTCAAAGAATTCATTGATCAGGACTCAGTGCTTCAAACAGATAAGAGTACCACCTTCTCAGATCTGGGTGACTGTATTGAGGTTCATGTCAGAGAGGTCTCTGGAACTGATAAAGGCCATTTTAACCTCAAATGGGTTCATATAGCCATAAGTAATTTAAAGAAACAGCTGCAGACATACCATATGATAAGTGAAAGGATGATGCAAAACTATCTTGATGAGTTTAGTTATAAGCTCAACAGAAAATATTTCGGTCAAAAACTTTTTGACCGGCTCATTATTGCTTCCATTTATCCTTACTGGCATGATTGCGGATAA
- a CDS encoding sterol desaturase family protein produces the protein MENIIAFLIGVGIAFMRYFVVAGVSFLIFYKFYFYKYFKAKIQKRLANGKDFKREIFHSLVSNIIFVLAAIIIIRGPWVEYTKIYRDITAYPLWWMPISLILSLFIHDTYFYWLHRIYHLPLFFKTIHWVHHKSISPTPWASYSFHFWEAFTLVFFIPILVLSVPIHPLMFLTFNFCTFTINVYGHLGFEIMPKWFRNSWLFEVINSSVYHNLHHSNFKGNYGLYFRIWDRLMGTEHSDYVKIYDSIQKRRFGEKIKMAH, from the coding sequence ATGGAAAATATTATTGCCTTTTTGATCGGGGTGGGCATTGCATTTATGCGATACTTTGTAGTTGCAGGAGTATCCTTTTTGATTTTTTATAAGTTTTATTTTTATAAATATTTTAAAGCAAAAATTCAGAAAAGATTGGCCAATGGCAAGGATTTTAAAAGGGAGATTTTTCATTCCCTTGTTTCTAATATCATATTTGTTCTTGCAGCAATAATCATTATCCGCGGTCCTTGGGTGGAGTACACCAAAATTTACAGGGATATTACGGCTTATCCCTTATGGTGGATGCCTATTAGCTTGATTTTATCCTTATTTATCCATGACACTTACTTTTATTGGTTACATAGGATATACCATCTTCCCTTATTTTTTAAAACCATACATTGGGTTCATCATAAATCCATTTCCCCTACCCCTTGGGCTTCTTACTCTTTTCATTTTTGGGAAGCATTTACTTTGGTTTTCTTTATTCCAATTCTCGTTTTATCGGTCCCAATTCACCCATTAATGTTTTTGACTTTTAATTTTTGTACATTTACCATAAACGTTTACGGGCATTTGGGATTTGAAATCATGCCCAAGTGGTTTAGGAACTCCTGGTTATTTGAAGTAATAAATAGTTCTGTTTACCATAATCTTCATCATTCAAATTTTAAAGGGAATTATGGACTATATTTTAGAATTTGGGATAGATTGATGGGGACAGAACATTCGGATTATGTAAAAATTTACGATAGCATTCAAAAAAGAAGATTTGGTGAAAAAATAAAAATGGCCCATTAG
- a CDS encoding sulfotransferase family protein, giving the protein MHRFFPLPLFSFYKMVRKNGGIDPSKLKNTPPWLLKIILFEPIRWIELALYDQKISQHQIEKSPLFILGYYRSGTSYLHQCLVQDNRFGYHSNYQMVLPEIMLSTEKKLLPIFELICRIFKLKDSVHRVPLSFRFPGEEDATMTTYLDEKGAQWGYFFPGMMNEQFSKYVLFENITKSELEAWKDSFVYLLKKISIANHQKQLVLKSPPNTARIKFLLSIFPKAKFIFIHRNPYEVYASNKCFWKVVQKVYALQNSNKVNVNKIILDTYSQMMSRYLETKDLIPPGQLTELAYIDFIKNPLETLQKTYQTLHLPDFDYCKDKLKSFIGPQKDFVQLKHTIAKNEREIVTEKLEPFLRYWNYPIL; this is encoded by the coding sequence ATGCACCGTTTTTTTCCACTTCCTTTATTTTCTTTTTACAAGATGGTCAGAAAAAATGGTGGTATTGACCCTTCAAAGCTTAAAAACACCCCTCCATGGCTGTTAAAGATCATATTATTTGAACCTATCAGGTGGATCGAGCTAGCCTTATATGATCAAAAAATCAGTCAACATCAAATTGAAAAGTCTCCCCTTTTTATCCTTGGTTATTATCGCAGTGGAACTTCTTATCTACACCAGTGCTTGGTGCAGGACAACCGTTTTGGTTATCATAGTAATTATCAAATGGTACTACCTGAAATAATGTTAAGTACAGAAAAAAAATTACTACCAATTTTTGAGCTTATTTGTCGGATTTTTAAACTAAAAGATTCCGTGCACAGGGTACCCTTATCTTTTCGCTTTCCCGGTGAAGAGGATGCCACAATGACCACTTATTTAGATGAAAAAGGGGCCCAATGGGGTTACTTCTTCCCTGGGATGATGAATGAACAGTTTAGTAAATATGTGCTTTTCGAGAATATTACAAAATCCGAATTAGAAGCTTGGAAGGATTCGTTTGTTTATCTGCTCAAAAAAATTTCCATAGCGAATCATCAAAAACAACTTGTACTCAAAAGTCCACCCAATACAGCTAGAATAAAATTTTTGCTTTCCATTTTTCCCAAAGCTAAATTTATTTTCATTCATCGTAATCCCTATGAGGTATACGCTTCCAATAAGTGTTTTTGGAAAGTAGTTCAAAAAGTTTACGCTTTACAAAACAGCAATAAGGTCAATGTCAATAAAATAATTTTGGACACCTATTCTCAAATGATGTCACGGTATTTGGAGACAAAAGATTTAATTCCACCAGGGCAATTGACCGAACTCGCCTATATTGATTTCATAAAAAATCCACTGGAAACCCTTCAAAAAACATATCAAACTCTCCACCTTCCAGATTTCGATTATTGTAAAGATAAGTTAAAATCATTTATTGGACCACAGAAGGATTTTGTGCAACTAAAACATACAATAGCTAAAAATGAAAGGGAAATTGTTACTGAAAAACTGGAACCTTTTCTCCGCTATTGGAATTATCCCATATTGTAA